GTTGTTCTTTGACTTAAATGAAGATTTGAAGGGTACCACTATTGTCGAAGATGATGAGTTGAGAGTTGAAGAACCAAGATCAGGCATGGAGTTTGAAAGTGTGAAAGAGCTGACGGCctactataagcaatatgcgaAGCAAGAGGGTTTCGATGTACGGACACAGAGAACTAGAAAAGATGATGAGGGGAGGCCTGTGTATGTGACCGTTGGTTGCGCCTGTGGCGGAAAGTACCAACCTAAGAATAGTAATATCTCGAAGCCACGGCCAACAACCAGAACAGATTGTAAAGCAAGAGTAAATGCTACGTTGAGTAAGAATGAAAAGTGGGTTTTCACAACTGTTGAAAATGTGCATAACCACATAACTGTGAGCCCCAAGAAAACCAGACTGTTGCGATCGCACAAGTTTCTAGACGAATATAGCCAAAGGATCCTGGATCTGAATGATCGAGCCGGAATAAGaatgaacaaaaattttaattctcTTATTGTTGATGCGGGGGGTTATGAGAATTTAACTTTTCAAGAGAAAGATTGTCGGAATTTCATTGATAAGGCAAGACATTTACGGTTGGGTAAAGGAGGTGGCGAAGCCCTTAATCATTATTTCCAAAGAATGAGAGACCAGAATGATGGCTTCGTTTCTAACATGGACGTGAATGATGATGGTAGGCTATGAAATGTGTTTTGGGCTGATGCCCGTAGTCGAGCAGCTTATGAATATTATGGCGACGTTGTAACTTTCGATACTACGTACCTAACAAATAGGTACGTGATGCCTTTTGCCCCATTTGTTGGTGTTAATCATCATGGGCAGT
This sequence is a window from Carya illinoinensis cultivar Pawnee chromosome 9, C.illinoinensisPawnee_v1, whole genome shotgun sequence. Protein-coding genes within it:
- the LOC122276796 gene encoding protein FAR1-RELATED SEQUENCE 5-like; this encodes MSCPPTSNPVDFSPFDTSFRLPAYNPDDPRQAAPSSSNVPTPVVDEQNVGKLFFDLNEDLKGTTIVEDDELRVEEPRSGMEFESVKELTAYYKQYAKQEGFDVRTQRTRKDDEGRPVYVTVGCACGGKYQPKNSNISKPRPTTRTDCKARVNATLSKNEKWVFTTVENVHNHITVSPKKTRLLRSHKFLDEYSQRILDLNDRAGIRMNKNFNSLIVDAGGYENLTFQEKDCRNFIDKARHLRLGKGGGEALNHYFQRMRDQNDGFVSNMDVNDDGRL